In Patagioenas fasciata isolate bPatFas1 chromosome 2, bPatFas1.hap1, whole genome shotgun sequence, a single window of DNA contains:
- the FAM90A20 gene encoding protein FAM90A20, with product MASWSPRRTRSPGTGAGFTAYYVKQNVTSSLSARPGSTLKAADNRRLASRRARPRPAGPSRAAALPPPHRPLLARRGGGGAAAAGAGRGGGPRHSACPRPRGVPVPSGRSRATEGSVTLHARGRDDRTAAPAVQNNNKQQQ from the exons ATGGCGAGCTGGTCACCGCGCCGGACGCGCAGCCCTGGAACTGGCGCAGGATTTACGGCGTATTATGTTAAGCAAAATGTCACCTCCTCGCTCTCCGCCAGACCCGGCTCCACTCTAAAAGCCGCCGACAACCGCAGGCTGGCGTCCCGCCGAGCGAGGCCGAGGCCAGCCGGGCCGAGCCGGGCTGCCgccctgccccctccccaccgCCCGCTTTTGGCGCGCAGAGGCGGGGGTGGTGCCGCGGCGGCCGGGGCTGGCAGAGGCGGCGGACCCCGACACTCTGCCTGCCCG CGGCCCCGAGGTGTTCCTGTTCCTTCGGGCAGGAGCCGCGCGACGGAGGGAAGTGTCACCCTCCACGCACGTGGAAGGGACGACCGGACTGCAGCACCAGCcgttcaaaacaacaacaaacaacaacaataa